ATCAAACTTTATAGTATGATTTTGATTGACAAAACGGTTACAAACCTTATCGTGTACAGAACATACCAAATAGTATGATTTTTATCAAGGAGGCAAACGTGCATGACAGGAAATTCAATCCCCAAAAATTGCAGAAGCTGAATAGCCCGGACAGACTGAAGGACATCCCGCCTGATTACATTATGGGCAAGCTGAATCTGAAAAAATCGGAGGTGTTGGTCGAGATTGGTGCTGGCACTGCGTTTTTCAGCAAAGCGTTTCTCCGGCAGTTGGATGCAAAAACCGTATATGCCTGTGATTTATCCGAAACCATGCTCCAATGGATCAAGGACAATGTAACGCTGAAGTATCCCAATATCATCCCCGTAAAGACCGGAGAATCTACCATCCCGCTTGAAGACCGCCTGGCAGACATGGTGTTTACCATTAATCTTCACCATGAACTGGAAAATCCCGGGCTAATGCTCCTTGAAGCCTACCGTCTGTTAAAGCCCGGCGGGAAAATATGCATCGTTGACTGGCTGAAAAAGGAAATGGCGGAAGGGCCGCCCGCAAAGATCAGGTGTTTTCTCGGGGATGTGAAGGCGCAGGTGGTACAGGCCGGTTTTGGAAATGTCAAGGACTATGAGGACCTGGCAAAACACTTTCTCGTTGTCGGGGAAAAGGGGCATTAGGCATCTGACGATTTTCTATTCTGCTGCTTCGATATCCATATCATCTTTTTGAAACAGCATCTCCGGCCAGTCACAGGCACAATATGTTTTCCCCTGCAACAGGGTAGAACAACACCTCCTGGAAGTCAAAAAACTCACGCCCGGAAAAAGTTCCCCGATCCTGTCTTTGCTCTTAGTCCTGACGATTGTGGTTGACAGGGAAAGTAATCAGGTATAAAGAGAGAGTTGTACATTTGCAAGTGGTTCCATGGCTTGGTCCTGGAGCCTGAATAAGGGAAAACAGTGAAAATCTGTTGCGGTCCCGCCGCCGTGAATGGTGACCCGCTCTGCTGAATGCCACTGTGAAATCATGGGAAGGCGCAGAGACGGGGTTGACCCTAAGCCGGAAGACCTGCTTGTAAATATTGGTTTTGCACAGCGCGGTACTGTGCAGAGGCATTACAGAGATTTTAAAAACGGAAGATCTCGGGGGATTGGCCCCCGGGATCTTTTTTTTTGGGTCAATACCGCAAAACAGAGGAGAAACATATGAAGCGCGTCATGCTGAAATGGATGGCGGTGTTGATCATGCTGTTGCTTTCTACAAAGGGTTTTGCAAAGGATATACAGGCTGAAACGTCCTATAAACTGGACACCGTGGTCGTGACTGCCAAAAGAACCGAGGAAAGACTAAGAGATGTCAGTCAGAACATGACTGTTTTCACACAAAATGATATTGCGCAGTCCGGGGCGGTTTCTGTGACGGACCTGCTGAAAAAAGCCGGAATCCAGGTGTACAGTGACGGCGGAGCCGGCTACGGCAACGAGGGCGTGGTCATCCGGGGCGGACGCAGTTCCATGCACGGGTTTGATATTGCCGGCGATATCCTGGTTCTGGTGGACGGCCATCGCACAGGCTCTGATTTCCTGGGAAATATCGGCCTGGAAAATACGGAGCGGATTGAGGTGATCCGGGGGCCGGGCGCGGTCCAGTACGGGGCGGCAGCCATGGGCGGCGTCATCAATATCATTACCAAACGGGGAAGAGAAAAGCCGGAAGGTTTTGTCGAAGCCGGTGCCGGCAGCTGGGGGGAACAGCGCTACAAAGCCGGTATATCCGGGAAAGAGGGGAACCTGGATTTTGCCGGGTCTATGGCCTACTTTTCCCGGGACGACTATGAGCTGGGGAATGGGGATACATATGAAAACAGCGATGTGGAAGACCGGGTGCGTTACAACTTCAATACCGGCTGGAATTTCAATGACAACCACCGCCTGGGCCTGATTATTCAGGGATCAGACACCAACGATGCCGGCAAGGGTGAAGACGCGGCCAGAACCTATTATTACTATACCCGCCAGGACCGGGACAACCACACGATTGACCTTTCTTACAAGGGACGTAACGAAGCCGGTGCCACCACCTGGCTCACCCGGTATTTTCAGGGAGAGGTCAATTACGACCTGAAGCGGTTCACCAGTTCCAGCACCACCCGGCTGCCGCTGTCGGAGAATTCCAACCGGTTCCGGGGATCCCAGGCCCAGGTCAGCCATGACTTTGGCCGGTTCAGTACCGTGGCCGGCATGGACTGGATGTCTTATGAATTTGACCAGCGCCAGGACGGCGACGCTGCCGGTTCGTCGACCCGGAACACCGCCCAAAGCGATTTTGACAATATCAGCGGTTTTCTGATGGGTGATGTCCATCTGCTGGAAAACCGGAACCTGACCTTGTCTGCCGGGATACGGTACGATGTTTTTGATGTTTCGGTGAATGCCAGGAAGATCAAGGAAGATGTGACCGTATCCAGGGAGGTCGACAAACACAGCT
Above is a window of Desulfotignum balticum DSM 7044 DNA encoding:
- a CDS encoding TonB-dependent receptor plug domain-containing protein, which encodes MKRVMLKWMAVLIMLLLSTKGFAKDIQAETSYKLDTVVVTAKRTEERLRDVSQNMTVFTQNDIAQSGAVSVTDLLKKAGIQVYSDGGAGYGNEGVVIRGGRSSMHGFDIAGDILVLVDGHRTGSDFLGNIGLENTERIEVIRGPGAVQYGAAAMGGVINIITKRGREKPEGFVEAGAGSWGEQRYKAGISGKEGNLDFAGSMAYFSRDDYELGNGDTYENSDVEDRVRYNFNTGWNFNDNHRLGLIIQGSDTNDAGKGEDAARTYYYYTRQDRDNHTIDLSYKGRNEAGATTWLTRYFQGEVNYDLKRFTSSSTTRLPLSENSNRFRGSQAQVSHDFGRFSTVAGMDWMSYEFDQRQDGDAAGSSTRNTAQSDFDNISGFLMGDVHLLENRNLTLSAGIRYDVFDVSVNARKIKEDVTVSREVDKHSWNPSFGVAYSPTDFLKVRANYATAFKMPLPRQLTGYTVMMSTPFIGNPDLEPEKSDNYDLGFDLDWKSLFVSATWFYSDYQDMIGYETHNSADEHYSGKHYWYYNVDSAEIQGIELGMKLDLAHTLGWSFQLEPYVNWTHLLVFEDGNGYKLPDRSRDSLSAGLVFGSEEAGLTAGLDATYYGTQYAVDRESGSSTVGSQEKLENVGDAWVIDFSCTQRLFKFENSREVRLKASIHNLFDEFYSTDEDDWMPGRSFYLGVEFRL
- a CDS encoding class I SAM-dependent methyltransferase, with product MHDRKFNPQKLQKLNSPDRLKDIPPDYIMGKLNLKKSEVLVEIGAGTAFFSKAFLRQLDAKTVYACDLSETMLQWIKDNVTLKYPNIIPVKTGESTIPLEDRLADMVFTINLHHELENPGLMLLEAYRLLKPGGKICIVDWLKKEMAEGPPAKIRCFLGDVKAQVVQAGFGNVKDYEDLAKHFLVVGEKGH